The following DNA comes from Brevinema andersonii.
AAGATTCTATTATTTTTTATAAAGTAGGCTTAGAATTATTGCTAAACACCAGAGGTAACATACTTTAGGAACTATCAATACGCAAAAAAAAATTTTCTTAGACTTGAAATTTCATGATATTCCTAATACCACAGCAGTAACCCGTTTTACTTCACACCTACAAAATGTAGATATGTTCAATGTTCATGCTAGTGGATGCAGTGCTATGATCCAAGTAGCTGCCTCTGCTAAGCAGAATCATCAAATACTCTTAGCAGTCACTGTTCTTACTTCATTAAATGATGATATTACTCAACTGTTCAGCACAAACATGAACTCAGCAGAATTAGCACTTACATTGGCGGAGAACTTTCTTACCATAACAAACAATTCTCACGCTCAAATTATATTCAGGAGCTCACTTATGAATAACCAAGCCTTGGAAACAGCCCGAATACTTCTCAATACAAAAGCGGTAAAACTCAATGTGCAGCATCCCTTCACCTTTACCTCAGGAATTAAAAGCCCAATCTATTGCGACAATCGTTATCTTTTAGGATTTCCCGAAGAACGGGACAAAATTATTGATTATTTTTGTTCGCTAACACCCATTCTAGATACAGAAGTCATTGTCGGTACAGCAACAGCCGGTATTGCTTGGGCAGCTATTATTGCAGACCGCTTAAAAAACCTGCTGCTTACGTCCGTGCAGAAAAAAACAACACGGAGCCGGGAAAACTATAGAAGGAGCTGATGTAGCTCAAAAGAAGTTTTCATTACAGAAGATCTGATTTCTACCGGAAAAAGCTCCAAAAAAGTATTAGATATACCTTGCAGAACAACAAGCTGTTATTCAAGGTATTGAAGCTATTTTCACATATGAATTTCCAGAAAGCTCAAT
Coding sequences within:
- a CDS encoding orotidine 5'-phosphate decarboxylase / HUMPS family protein; protein product: MFLDLKFHDIPNTTAVTRFTSHLQNVDMFNVHASGCSAMIQVAASAKQNHQILLAVTVLTSLNDDITQLFSTNMNSAELALTLAENFLTITNNSHAQIIFRSSLMNNQALETARILLNTKAVKLNVQHPFTFTSGIKSPIYCDNRYLLGFPEERDKIIDYFCSLTPILDTEVIVGTATAGIAWAAIIADRLKNLLLTSVQKKTTRSRENYRRS